The following are encoded together in the Pectobacterium punjabense genome:
- a CDS encoding LysR family transcriptional regulator, translating to MSLKALRTLVAIAQYGSFSRAAEAVCLTQSAVSLHVRALEEDFNASLFDRSRRVPVLTEAGLRAVEQAREILAQYDAIATELGEGGELAGRLRVGAIQTALAGVLPAALAALRRAHPRLRVQVNSGMSAELAIRIDAGELDAAVTTEPVKPYPTGLVSTPLYQEGFWIIAPSDLASLDASSLLQHYPFIRFDRRAWAGRTIDRELRRQRLRVQTDMELDSQDAIIQMVTCGLGVAVIPLSERERERLDNLTCLPFGAPQQQRRVVLLEREDRPAGRFATALAEAIRTQAGKAAIHEK from the coding sequence ATGTCGTTAAAAGCCTTACGCACGCTGGTTGCGATTGCCCAGTATGGATCTTTTTCCCGTGCGGCTGAGGCCGTATGCCTGACGCAATCAGCCGTTAGCCTGCACGTTCGTGCTTTGGAGGAGGATTTCAATGCGTCACTTTTCGATCGCTCACGTCGCGTTCCGGTTCTGACTGAAGCGGGACTCCGTGCGGTGGAGCAAGCGCGGGAAATTCTTGCGCAATATGACGCGATTGCCACCGAGCTAGGCGAGGGCGGTGAACTAGCCGGACGCCTGCGAGTTGGTGCGATCCAAACTGCTTTGGCCGGCGTTTTGCCCGCCGCACTGGCTGCGTTGCGTCGTGCTCATCCACGTTTGCGTGTTCAGGTGAATTCTGGGATGTCGGCGGAGCTGGCTATCCGTATTGACGCCGGGGAGCTGGATGCCGCCGTGACGACCGAACCGGTAAAACCCTATCCAACCGGTTTGGTGAGTACGCCACTGTATCAGGAAGGATTCTGGATTATTGCGCCGTCAGATCTGGCGTCTCTGGATGCCAGCTCGCTCTTACAGCACTATCCCTTTATTCGTTTCGATCGCCGCGCCTGGGCTGGGCGAACCATCGATCGTGAGCTGCGTCGTCAGCGACTGCGGGTACAAACCGATATGGAGTTGGACAGTCAGGATGCCATTATCCAGATGGTTACCTGCGGGCTTGGCGTGGCAGTTATTCCGCTGTCCGAACGGGAGAGGGAGCGTTTGGATAATCTGACCTGTCTCCCATTTGGGGCTCCCCAACAACAGCGGCGTGTTGTGCTGCTGGAGCGAGAAGATCGCCCGGCGGGGCGTTTTGCCACGGCGCTGGCCGAAGCTATACGGACGCAGGCGGGTAAGGCTGCAATCCATGAGAAATAA